CGGGCAAGCTCTCAGACAAGATTGGCCGTAAGCCAGTGATGCTTGGCGGCTACTCACTGGCGGCAATTGCGATCTATCCCGTGTTCATGGCGTTCGCGCTGCAGAGTGTGCCTATCGCCATCCTCGCGGTTATTCCAATGTCAGTGGCACTGTCGGGAATGTTCGCTCCGTTGGCAGCGCTGATCACGGAGCTCTTCCCCGCGCGGATCCGGTATACCGCGCTTTCTGTGCCGTACAACATTCACGCAGCAATCCTGGGTGGGTTCACCCCGTATATCGCTACTCTTCTGATCAGCGTCACCGGGTGGAACGCAGCTCCCACGTTGCTCGTGATCGGAATTTCGGTCGTGTGCTTCATCGTCGTCTCGACGTTCCCCGAAACGCGAGGCCGCAAACTCACGTGATCTGAGGCCCAAGGATAGCGCGGACACAACCACTACGAGTGAATTGAATCATGGGTCAGCCGAACCGAGCTACAAGGTGGTCGTATGCTGAATCAACCTTCTCGTCCACTTTGCGCCGTTCAGCCGTAGAGTACCAATCGATAATTTCGCGCGCGCCTTCGGCGAATGGTGTTCTCGCGACCCATCCAGGCACTAGCCGACGAATCTTCGCGTTGTCGAACCAGACCGAATGCGAGTAGTCGCCCAGTAATCGGCCGCCAAATTCTGGAAGTTCGCGAGCGATCGTGTCGCTGGCCACGCGCACAATCTGCGCCTCAACGTTGAGGAGCCGAGCAAAAGTGCGAACGATCTCGTTCCAGGTGAGGTGTTCGTCAGATGTGATGTGTATGGCACTGCCGATGACGTGTGGATTACCCAGAAGCTCGACAAATGCTTCGGCAAAGTCGCGAGAATGAGTCAATGTCCACCACGTGGTGCCGTCCCCGTGAACCACAATGGGCTTTCCTGCCAGCATCCGGTGGAGCGATGTCCAACCGCCAATGAGAGGCATGTTGCCCCCATCATACGTGTGCGACGGCCGGACAGTTGTGAACGGAAACCCGGTCTCGCGATAGGCCTCGGTCAAGAGGTCCTCGCCAGCGATCTTGTCGCGGGAATACTGCCAGTACGGATTTCGCAGTGGTGTGCTCTCAGTAATCGGAAGCGCTGCAACAGGCTTCTGATATGCCGACGCAGACGAAAGGAATACGTACTGGCTAATCGTTCCGGCGAACGTCTCTATGTCAGCCACCACATGCTCGGGCCTGTAGGCACGAAAATTGACAACTACATCGAACTCGTGGCCGGCAATCGCGCGGCGAATGCTTCCAGGATCATCAGCGTCACCGCGAAGTTCGATGATGCCGTCAACGACCGAGCGCTCGTGAGAGACTCCACGGTTGATATTTGTGACCTGCCACCCCCGCTCGAGGGCGCGTTTCGCAACCCACCACGAAATTATTCCGTTACCACCGATTATCAACAGTCGTTGCATCGCGGGTTGTTCCTCTCGAGAACCTGTCTGCGAGAACGAAGCTCGTCTCTCGCGTTCTATGCCGGCGTTGCCTTCTTGCGCCACCATCTGGCTTGCAACTCACACAGCGCGGGCTATCCAGCTAAGCCCAGTTCAGTGCGCCAGGCGAGATGCAGGCTTTCATATGCTTCAACGGATACCGAGTCCGGCTGAATCACGCTACGTCGCCCCTTCCCTCCAAACTGCGTCACGTCAGCTCCGGCCCCGTCAAAGGCCAGGAGCGCTGCGCCGAGAATCGTGACATCTGGCTCCTCGCACACCTCGATCGTTCGGCCGAGCACATTCGCGCGAAGCTGGGCGAGCGTAAGCGAGCGGGCTGCACCTCCGGCCAAAACCAGGGTTGCAGTGCCTCCCGGGTCGAGCACATCGACGCCGTCTCTCACAACGTGCGCAGCTCCTTCTGCGGCAGCAAGCAGAAAGTGATCCACACGATGCTCATCGCGCTGCCCGTAAACGGCGCCTGCACGACCTGCTCGCCAGTATGGGAATCGGGCCCCGGACAGACTCGGATCAATGACGAGGCCGGCGGCCCCCGGCCCGATCCGTTCGTGCGCGGACTCTATAAGCTTCACGGCATCCGTCACGCTCTCTAAGCCGAAGAGCGTGCTCCATCGGGTAAGTGCGCCTCCGGTCGCGCCGGTAGGCCCACCCACACTGAAGCCTCCGAGTGGATAAGGGTTCACGACCGTGCCAGCCGGTGCAGTAACCGGATCAGGAGTTATGCGCAACAGAACGTCCGTCGTGCCCGCGATATCTGCAACAAGGTCGTCACGATTGCGCAGTACGAATGCGGCACCTGCGGACCCGTCAGTAGCGCCAGCTACCACCACGATACCCTCTCCCAGACCAAGCTCACGGGCGATGTGCGAAGAAACAGCTCCAACCACATCATTTGCGGCCTTTTGATCTGGAAGTTGGGCCGGAGAAAGTCCCGCCAACGCGATCATTTTGGCCGACCATTCCCTGTCGGCCACCGCACTAAGACCCGAATAGGCGGCCGAGGTTCTATCCGTACTAAAACGACCCGTCAGCCTCGCGACGATAAAGTCTTTTGGAGTAAGCACCTGAGAAACGCGGTCGGCCATCGCTGGCTCAGCATGCCTCAGTGCAAGAAACGCACCACCCGCACCTCCACTAAGGATCGGTCGCCCTGTCTCGTGCAGCAGAGAGGATAGTTCATCCCCAGCTGCTTCTCTGATGAGATCCACTCCGACTGAATCGGCCCAACCACGCCCTGGTCCAACCGATTCGCCCTCCTCATCGACAAACACCGTCCCCACATGGCCAGCGATACCCATCGCCGCTACAGCATCTCGAGCTTCATCGGGCAAGCTGAGCACGGTCGTGACGACGTCGCTCCACAGTGTTTCTGGTACGAACTCGACACCGGAGACTGCATCAAACCGTGCTACTCGCGCTGAAGCCAGTACCGCCCCGGCACCGTCAACGATGGCACTGCGCACCGTCGACGAGCCGATATCGATCGACAACACAAGCGGGGCGGTCATTGTGTCACCTACTGGCCACTCGCTTCATAAGGCATGAACGCAGGATACGTCCACGCATTCGCCGAACGGTCGAGCGGCACATCAATCAAGGCGGGACTGCTGCCTCGGAGAACCTCGCCGACACGACGCACGAGGGTGTCGAGGTCCGGAGCCGTCTCACCGTCGACTCCCATGCCGCGCGCAACGAGACCGAAGTCGACAGAACCGAAGTCGACGCCAATTGTGCGCCCGTCAAAGTGCAGTTCCTGCTCCTGGCGAATGTTGCCATAACTGGAATCATTCAACACGACTATGCACACAGGGCCGCCGACGCGCGCAAGGGTCTCCAGCTCACCGGCGCTCATCCCGAGCGAGCCGTCGCCGATGAGTGCTAGTACGGGTCGACCAGGATCGATCGTCGCCGACGCGATTGCCGACGGGAGCGCGAACCCCATATTCCCGAAGCCAACCGGCTTGATGTAACTGTTGGGCTCGATGATCTGCCAGAGAAACGACCAAACCCCGGGATTGCCCGCATCAGGTATGAGGAGCGTGTCATCCGGCGCGGCCTTGCGAAGACCTCTCACGATGTCCGCCGGTGAGAGAGGCGCTACGTGATCTCCAGGCGTGACGGCGGAACTCTCCCACCACACGCGATTCGCCTCCTGCAATTCGGAAACCCAAGCACCTCGCTTCTCTCGTTCATTTGCAGCGCGATTCCCGACGGCCTGAAGCGTGGCCTCTGTGAAGGATGCAATGTCGGAAATGATTCCGGCGGTCACCTCACCGTAATAGCGTCCGATCATCGCAGGGTCGATATCCACTTGAATGACCTCAGGGAGGACTCGACGCCAGCGAGTTGTTGACACTGCATTGAGACTGTTACCCAGAGCGAGAACGAGGTCTGCGTCGCTGAGCACGCGAGTCGAGATCGTGGTGCCCATCCGACTCACGGCGCCAAAGACAAGTGGATGCGTTGTCGGGACAGCGCCGATACCGTTGAACGTGGTTACGACTGGGATGTTGAGGGCTTCCGCAAGCTTGAGGACAGCATCGGATGCATTGCCACGGTTACCGCCGTTTCCAAGCCAAATGACCGGGCGTTCAGCCGCAACGAGACGCTCAACTGCGGTGGCGAGACCCACTGCGTTGGGGGCCGGACGCTGCGAGACCCACTCTCGGGCGGGATGCACTTCAGGGATAGCCGGGGGTTCCGTGACTACGCCCTCAATGGTGTCACGCGCGAAATCCAGGTGCACCGGGCCCGGATTACCCGCCATGGCGTTGACGTAGCTCTCCTCCATGGCCTGCTTGATCGAGGAGGCGTGCGCCACCAGCCGGCTGTACTTCACCAGTGGTTTGAACAGCTCAACATGATCAGCGTTCTGCGCGTCGTCCTTGTGGATGTTCTCGCCATTGTTGTTGCATGTGAGGACAAAGCCCGGACTTGAGTCGCGGAATGCTCCTCCCACACCGGTGAGGAGGTTGGTCGCGCCTGGGCCAGTGGTCGAAATACAGGCAGCAGGTTCACCAGTCAGACGCCCATAGGCATCCATCATTACCGCCGCCGCATTCTCGTGTCTGGTGTGGATGAGCTCAATGCCCGGTGTATCGATAATCGCATCGGTTATCGCCAAGGTCTGCCCGCCAACGACGCCGAATACGTGGCGGACGCCGAGCGAGACGAGCATATCGACAACAATCTGGCCGCCGGTCTTGGGGTTTGTCATATGTGGGTCTCCATTGTGATAGATGGTCAATTAGTGGGGAGCTTTGCGGATGCCCAGCCGACTGTCGTGAGCCGGCCAGCAGAATTGCGGGCCCAAACATCGAGTAAGGCGATATTGCCCCCGTCGTCACATGGATTTATCGCCGTGATGATTCCGCTGATGGTTATTGGTTCGAACACATTGACTGGCGCGAGAAACTTGACGCGCAGCCAGCCAGTTGTAAAGAACGATGCTCCGAACGCGTGCGCCAGCCGCTGAGCAAAGAGGCCGAACTGCTGAGCGCCCTGCACAATTGGCTGCCGGAGTCCGCCCTCGCGCGCAGTCGCGAGGTTGTTGTGAATATTCGTGACGTACTCGCCAAGTCGCGAGAACACAGCGGCTTGCTCGAATGTCACGGTCCTGATCAGTGGAGTGAGGACGTCCCCCACTCGAGCGCCTTCGAGAGTAGCGACCTGCCGTGAGCTTGCTGGGACTTCACCAGTTACAGGCCGATCTGCACTTGTTGTGCTCCCTCGCCCGGCTACCGCACCAGGCATCGTCCTGAGAATTTCAATGCCGCGATGTCGAACGATGCTTCTCCCATCATCGCCCACAGCACGGGCTTCCATGACGACATAGCCGTGATTTCGGCGTTCGTACGCGTCTGTATAGCCAGCGCTGAGCGTGACAACTTCGTCCAATCGAACCGGATTGTCGAACCACATCTCTTCCTCCGTGTGGAGGCCAACAACCTTGCTCGCCGCATACACGTTGGTGAACATCTGCACGAGGTCATTACAGAGGAGGGCCGCTTGCCCGATACGTCCCCCGAAAGGACTGTCGTTCATATACCAGGAGTGGTACTCGTCTTGAGTAAATGCGTATCGCTTGATCTTGTGATCGTCGACAACTTCACTGACTGTTCCCAGATCCTCAGGAACAACGAGATTCTCAAACACCGGGTCCTTTCGACCCGATTCCAATTGCTCGATCGCGAGATCGGGAACGCGACGCGGATCTGTGAGATCCCGCCAACGTGATTCCTCGATCAACAGTGCCTCCATTTCGTAGTCGACTAGTAGTCTATACCAATTTTTGTCGTTAGCTCTATACGATGTGCGCCGCTGCGCGCACCGCTAGGGCAACTGTCGTGGCTGTCGGGTTGCATGCGGTTGGAGTCGGAATGACGCCATTGCCGCCGACAGAGAGGCCGTCGACACCCCACACACGTCCGAAACTGTCACAGACGCTCGCACCATCATCCGTCTCGCCCATTCGAACAGATCCCATGATGTGATACGACGCCCCATCCTGAAGGAGAGCGGGCCCTCCGCCGACGAAACTGCCGAGCGCATCCCGTACATTCTCGTGGGCGGCCATCATGTTGTGAACCGTCGCATGATCACGGTCGTTCAGTTGATAGTGGATTCGAAGAGCAGGCATTCCGTAAGCATCCGTTTCTCTGTCGCTGAACCCGATACGGTCGCGCGAGTCGAGTTCTTTGCACCCAAAGAGCACGACGCCCACGTAGGATCCCGGCCAGGGTGATGCGTGCTCATCGAGTGCGATGGGTGATGCATCGAGCTGCATCACCTGAACCGAAAAAGGGAAGTTTTCTCTGTCGTAGGGAATCCATGTGACTCCCGCATCGCGATCGAGCCCGCCAGCAGAAGCCTCTGACTCCCCCCGCGCCAGCTCTCGAAAGCGATCATCGAGCTGCACGAACGACCGAGCATCGAGGTGATCGTTCACGTAGCGACCGAGCGCTTGAGGCCGGATGCCGGATGCGTACATGAGTTGTGGCGTGCGATACGCGTCTGCAGCGACAAAAACATGATCGCTGGAAACACGATATTCTTCGCCGCTGACCAGGTTACGAAGCTGCACACCGACAACACGATCACCCTTGCAAACAAGCGAGGTAGCTAGCGTG
The Paramicrobacterium chengjingii DNA segment above includes these coding regions:
- a CDS encoding NAD-dependent epimerase/dehydratase family protein, yielding MQRLLIIGGNGIISWWVAKRALERGWQVTNINRGVSHERSVVDGIIELRGDADDPGSIRRAIAGHEFDVVVNFRAYRPEHVVADIETFAGTISQYVFLSSASAYQKPVAALPITESTPLRNPYWQYSRDKIAGEDLLTEAYRETGFPFTTVRPSHTYDGGNMPLIGGWTSLHRMLAGKPIVVHGDGTTWWTLTHSRDFAEAFVELLGNPHVIGSAIHITSDEHLTWNEIVRTFARLLNVEAQIVRVASDTIARELPEFGGRLLGDYSHSVWFDNAKIRRLVPGWVARTPFAEGAREIIDWYSTAERRKVDEKVDSAYDHLVARFG
- a CDS encoding xylulokinase, which gives rise to MTAPLVLSIDIGSSTVRSAIVDGAGAVLASARVARFDAVSGVEFVPETLWSDVVTTVLSLPDEARDAVAAMGIAGHVGTVFVDEEGESVGPGRGWADSVGVDLIREAAGDELSSLLHETGRPILSGGAGGAFLALRHAEPAMADRVSQVLTPKDFIVARLTGRFSTDRTSAAYSGLSAVADREWSAKMIALAGLSPAQLPDQKAANDVVGAVSSHIARELGLGEGIVVVAGATDGSAGAAFVLRNRDDLVADIAGTTDVLLRITPDPVTAPAGTVVNPYPLGGFSVGGPTGATGGALTRWSTLFGLESVTDAVKLIESAHERIGPGAAGLVIDPSLSGARFPYWRAGRAGAVYGQRDEHRVDHFLLAAAEGAAHVVRDGVDVLDPGGTATLVLAGGAARSLTLAQLRANVLGRTIEVCEEPDVTILGAALLAFDGAGADVTQFGGKGRRSVIQPDSVSVEAYESLHLAWRTELGLAG
- a CDS encoding thiamine pyrophosphate-binding protein; its protein translation is MTNPKTGGQIVVDMLVSLGVRHVFGVVGGQTLAITDAIIDTPGIELIHTRHENAAAVMMDAYGRLTGEPAACISTTGPGATNLLTGVGGAFRDSSPGFVLTCNNNGENIHKDDAQNADHVELFKPLVKYSRLVAHASSIKQAMEESYVNAMAGNPGPVHLDFARDTIEGVVTEPPAIPEVHPAREWVSQRPAPNAVGLATAVERLVAAERPVIWLGNGGNRGNASDAVLKLAEALNIPVVTTFNGIGAVPTTHPLVFGAVSRMGTTISTRVLSDADLVLALGNSLNAVSTTRWRRVLPEVIQVDIDPAMIGRYYGEVTAGIISDIASFTEATLQAVGNRAANEREKRGAWVSELQEANRVWWESSAVTPGDHVAPLSPADIVRGLRKAAPDDTLLIPDAGNPGVWSFLWQIIEPNSYIKPVGFGNMGFALPSAIASATIDPGRPVLALIGDGSLGMSAGELETLARVGGPVCIVVLNDSSYGNIRQEQELHFDGRTIGVDFGSVDFGLVARGMGVDGETAPDLDTLVRRVGEVLRGSSPALIDVPLDRSANAWTYPAFMPYEASGQ
- a CDS encoding MaoC family dehydratase is translated as MIEESRWRDLTDPRRVPDLAIEQLESGRKDPVFENLVVPEDLGTVSEVVDDHKIKRYAFTQDEYHSWYMNDSPFGGRIGQAALLCNDLVQMFTNVYAASKVVGLHTEEEMWFDNPVRLDEVVTLSAGYTDAYERRNHGYVVMEARAVGDDGRSIVRHRGIEILRTMPGAVAGRGSTTSADRPVTGEVPASSRQVATLEGARVGDVLTPLIRTVTFEQAAVFSRLGEYVTNIHNNLATAREGGLRQPIVQGAQQFGLFAQRLAHAFGASFFTTGWLRVKFLAPVNVFEPITISGIITAINPCDDGGNIALLDVWARNSAGRLTTVGWASAKLPTN
- a CDS encoding GMC oxidoreductase, which gives rise to MIPFIPADEFAHDFAAGYRLLSVTQRAFDESALAMGVQTALGAKFDSFVKRPVQAMPLALTPDADGRLGFAGTEKLLERLFASPSERFELRANTLATSLVCKGDRVVGVQLRNLVSGEEYRVSSDHVFVAADAYRTPQLMYASGIRPQALGRYVNDHLDARSFVQLDDRFRELARGESEASAGGLDRDAGVTWIPYDRENFPFSVQVMQLDASPIALDEHASPWPGSYVGVVLFGCKELDSRDRIGFSDRETDAYGMPALRIHYQLNDRDHATVHNMMAAHENVRDALGSFVGGGPALLQDGASYHIMGSVRMGETDDGASVCDSFGRVWGVDGLSVGGNGVIPTPTACNPTATTVALAVRAAAHIV